One Streptomyces sp. CNQ-509 DNA window includes the following coding sequences:
- the rplA gene encoding 50S ribosomal protein L1: MKRSKALRSGDAKVDRTRQYAPLEAVRLAKETSTTKFDGTVEVAMRLGIDPRKADQMVRGTVNLPHGTGKTARVLVFATGDRAAAAEAAGADIVGADELIEEVQKGRLDFDAVVATPDLMGKVGRLGRFLGPRGLMPNPKTGTVTPDVAKAVTEIKGGKIEFRTDKHSNLHFIIGKTSFDEQKLVENYGAALEEVLRLKPSAAKGRYIKKATITTTMGPGIPVDPARVRNLLSEEPAV, translated from the coding sequence GTGAAGCGCAGCAAGGCACTCCGCAGCGGCGACGCCAAGGTCGACCGCACGCGGCAGTACGCACCCCTTGAGGCCGTCCGCCTCGCCAAGGAGACGTCCACGACGAAGTTCGACGGCACCGTCGAGGTCGCCATGCGGCTGGGCATCGACCCGCGCAAGGCCGACCAGATGGTCCGCGGCACCGTGAACCTCCCGCACGGCACCGGCAAGACCGCCCGGGTCCTGGTCTTCGCGACCGGTGACCGTGCAGCGGCCGCGGAGGCCGCGGGCGCCGACATCGTCGGCGCCGACGAGCTCATCGAGGAGGTGCAGAAGGGCCGCCTCGACTTCGACGCGGTCGTCGCCACCCCGGACCTCATGGGCAAGGTCGGCCGCCTCGGCCGGTTCCTCGGCCCGCGCGGTCTGATGCCGAACCCGAAGACCGGCACGGTCACGCCCGACGTGGCGAAGGCCGTCACCGAGATCAAGGGCGGCAAGATCGAGTTCCGCACCGACAAGCACTCCAACCTGCACTTCATCATCGGCAAGACCTCGTTCGACGAGCAGAAGCTGGTGGAGAACTACGGTGCGGCGCTGGAGGAGGTGCTGCGGCTCAAGCCGTCGGCCGCCAAGGGCCGTTACATCAAGAAGGCCACGATCACCACGACGATGGGCCCCGGCATCCCGGTGGACCCCGCGCGGGTGCGCAACCTGCTGTCGGAGGAGCCCGCGGTCTGA
- a CDS encoding DUF1396 domain-containing protein → MRSTFVRGGAALGAAALALTAFTACGDDDGDGKAGGRKGGNAAQPVDVTPAAAVRKATEKAEDFTSLEYRMAGEVPGEGAMEGTGAISMDPPAMQMKMTVDGATADESGEVEIRLVDDAMYMNAGPEAAAELDGKTWLKIGMSDGGAGGGENPLLELKQADDNPAEEAQMMNAAEDLERVGEEKIEGVRTTRYTGTITLDDLRADLKGKDAKTRKDRQEQIDEMAEQGFDEFTMDMWIDGEDHTKQFRMQAETKEGPLDTTMTFLSYNEPVTVEAPPAAETADMDAMMKEADAGSGA, encoded by the coding sequence ATGCGCTCGACCTTCGTACGGGGCGGAGCCGCGCTCGGCGCGGCCGCCCTCGCCCTGACCGCCTTCACCGCCTGCGGCGACGACGACGGAGACGGCAAGGCGGGCGGCAGGAAGGGCGGGAACGCCGCCCAGCCGGTCGACGTCACGCCCGCAGCCGCCGTCCGCAAGGCCACGGAGAAGGCGGAGGACTTCACCTCCCTCGAATACCGGATGGCGGGCGAGGTGCCCGGTGAGGGCGCGATGGAGGGCACCGGGGCCATCAGCATGGACCCGCCGGCCATGCAGATGAAGATGACGGTGGACGGGGCGACCGCCGACGAGAGCGGCGAGGTGGAGATACGTCTCGTCGACGACGCGATGTACATGAATGCCGGCCCCGAGGCCGCCGCCGAGCTGGACGGCAAGACCTGGCTGAAGATCGGCATGTCGGACGGCGGGGCGGGCGGCGGCGAGAACCCGCTGCTGGAGCTGAAGCAGGCGGACGACAACCCCGCCGAGGAAGCCCAGATGATGAACGCGGCCGAGGACCTGGAGAGGGTCGGCGAGGAGAAGATCGAGGGGGTCCGGACCACCCGCTACACCGGCACGATCACCCTCGACGACCTCCGCGCGGACCTCAAGGGCAAGGACGCGAAGACCAGGAAGGACCGCCAGGAGCAGATCGACGAGATGGCGGAGCAGGGCTTCGACGAGTTCACCATGGACATGTGGATCGACGGCGAGGACCACACCAAGCAGTTCCGCATGCAGGCCGAGACGAAGGAGGGTCCGCTGGACACCACCATGACCTTCCTGAGCTACAACGAGCCCGTCACGGTGGAGGCCCCGCCGGCCGCCGAGACCGCGGACATGGACGCCATGATGAAGGAAGCGGACGCGGGGAGCGGCGCGTAG
- the rplJ gene encoding 50S ribosomal protein L10 produces the protein MATPDKVEAVKEIADKLRGSNAAVVTAYTGLSVAQLKDLRRSLGENAQYRVVKNTLTKIAAKEAGLDQLDEHLQGSTAVAFVTGDPVEAAKGLRNFAKDNPALVIKGGVLDGKALTADEINKLADLESREVLLAKLAGGMKASMAKAAATFQAPLTKFVRTADALRDKVEQGGAGTPAPADAAE, from the coding sequence ATGGCGACGCCGGACAAGGTCGAGGCCGTCAAGGAGATCGCGGACAAGCTCCGCGGCTCCAACGCGGCCGTCGTAACCGCGTACACCGGACTGAGCGTGGCGCAGCTTAAGGATCTGCGCCGTTCTCTCGGCGAGAACGCGCAGTACCGAGTGGTGAAGAACACGCTGACCAAGATCGCGGCGAAGGAGGCCGGGCTCGACCAGCTCGACGAGCACCTCCAGGGCTCGACCGCTGTCGCCTTCGTGACCGGTGACCCGGTCGAGGCGGCCAAGGGGCTGCGTAACTTCGCCAAGGACAACCCCGCTCTCGTCATCAAGGGCGGTGTACTCGACGGCAAGGCTCTCACCGCCGACGAGATCAACAAGCTCGCGGACCTCGAGTCCCGTGAGGTGCTGCTCGCCAAGCTGGCCGGCGGCATGAAGGCGTCCATGGCGAAGGCCGCGGCGACCTTCCAGGCCCCGCTCACGAAGTTCGTCCGCACCGCGGACGCGCTGCGCGACAAGGTCGAGCAGGGCGGTGCCGGTACGCCGGCTCCCGCCGACGCCGCGGAGTAG
- the rplL gene encoding 50S ribosomal protein L7/L12, translated as MAKLSQEDLLAQFEEMTLLELSDFVKKFEEKFDVEAAAPAAVVAAPGGGAAAAEAAPEQDEFDVVLLGAGEKKIQVIKVVRELTSLGLKEAKELVDGTPKPVLEKVNKEAADKAKESLEGAGASVEVK; from the coding sequence ATGGCGAAGCTCAGCCAGGAAGACCTGCTCGCGCAGTTCGAGGAGATGACCCTCCTCGAGCTCTCCGACTTCGTCAAGAAGTTCGAGGAGAAGTTCGACGTCGAGGCCGCCGCGCCGGCCGCCGTCGTCGCCGCCCCGGGCGGTGGCGCCGCCGCCGCCGAGGCCGCCCCGGAGCAGGACGAGTTCGACGTCGTCCTGCTCGGCGCCGGCGAGAAGAAGATCCAGGTCATCAAGGTCGTGCGCGAGCTGACCTCGCTCGGCCTGAAGGAGGCCAAGGAGCTGGTCGACGGCACGCCGAAGCCGGTTCTGGAGAAGGTCAACAAGGAGGCCGCGGACAAGGCCAAGGAGTCCCTCGAGGGCGCCGGCGCCTCCGTCGAGGTCAAGTGA
- the rpoB gene encoding DNA-directed RNA polymerase subunit beta has product MAASRTASTASTNNGASTAPLRISFAKIKEPLEVPNLLALQTESFDWLLGNDAWKARVEEALDHGQDVPTKSGLEEIFEEISPIEDFSGSMSLTFRDHRFEPPKNSIDECKERDFTYAAPLFVTAEFTNNETGEIKSQTVFMGDFPLMTDKGTFVINGTERVVVSQLVRSPGVYFDSSIDKTSDKDIFSVKVIPSRGAWLEMEIDKRDMVGVRIDRKRKQSITVLLKALGWTNEQILEEFGEYESMRATLEKDHTQGQDDALLDIYRKLRPGEPPTKEAAQTLLENLYFNPKRYDLAKVGRYKINKKLGAAAPLDAGTLTVEDIIASIKYLVKLHAGEVETVGDNGQSVVVETDDIDHFGNRRIRNVGELIQNQVRTGLARMERVVRERMTTQDVEAITPQTLINIRPVVASIKEFFGTSQLSQFMDQTNPLSGLTHKRRLNALGPGGLSRERAGFEVRDVHPSHYGRMCPIETPEGPNIGLIGSLASYGRVNAFGFIETPYRKVVGGVVTDDVDYLTADEEDRFVIAQANAPLTNDLHFAENRVLVRRRGGEVDYIPGDDVDYMDVSPRQMVSVATAMIPFLEHDDANRALMGSNMMRQAVPLIRAEAPLVGTGMEYRCAVDAGDVIKADKDGVVQEVSADYVTVANDDGTYTTYRVNKFHRSNQGTSFNQKVLVDEGSRVIEGQVLADGPSTDEGEMALGKNLLVAFMPWEGHNYEDAIILSQRLVQDDVLSSIHIEEHEVDARDTKLGPEEITRDIPNVSEEVLADLDERGIIRIGAEVVAGDILVGKVTPKGETELTPEERLLRAIFGEKAREVRDTSLKVPHGETGRVIGVRVFDREEGDELPPGVNQLVRVYVAQKRKITDGDKLAGRHGNKGVIAKILPIEDMPFMEDGHPVDIILNPLGVPSRMNPGQVLEIHLGWLAAQGWDVSGIKEEWAERLQGIGADQVASGTNVATPVFDGAREDELAGLIQNTLPNRDGDRMVQPSGKAQLFDGRSGEPFPEPISVGYMYILKLHHLVDDKLHARSTGPYSMITQQPLGGKAQFGGQRFGEMEVWALEAYGAAYALQELLTIKSDDVTGRVKVYEAIVKGENIPEPGIPESFKVLIKEMQSLCLNVEVLSSDGMSIEMRDTDEDVFRAAEELGIDLSRREPSSVEEV; this is encoded by the coding sequence TTGGCCGCCTCGCGCACCGCCTCGACCGCTAGTACGAACAACGGCGCCAGCACCGCCCCGCTGCGCATCTCTTTCGCGAAGATCAAGGAACCCCTCGAGGTTCCGAACCTTCTTGCGCTCCAGACCGAGAGCTTCGACTGGCTCCTCGGCAACGACGCCTGGAAGGCTCGTGTCGAGGAGGCCCTGGATCATGGACAGGACGTCCCCACCAAGTCCGGCCTCGAGGAGATCTTCGAGGAGATCTCCCCGATCGAGGACTTCTCCGGGTCGATGTCGCTGACCTTCCGCGACCACCGCTTCGAGCCCCCGAAGAACTCCATCGACGAGTGCAAGGAGCGCGACTTCACCTACGCCGCGCCGCTCTTCGTCACCGCCGAGTTCACCAACAACGAGACCGGGGAGATCAAGTCCCAGACGGTCTTCATGGGCGACTTCCCGCTCATGACGGACAAGGGCACCTTCGTGATCAACGGCACCGAGCGTGTCGTGGTCTCGCAGCTCGTCCGGTCCCCGGGCGTCTACTTCGACTCCTCCATCGACAAGACCTCCGACAAGGACATCTTCTCCGTCAAGGTCATCCCCTCCCGGGGCGCCTGGCTGGAGATGGAGATCGACAAGCGCGACATGGTCGGTGTCCGCATCGACCGCAAGCGCAAGCAGTCGATCACCGTGCTGCTCAAGGCCCTCGGCTGGACGAACGAGCAGATCCTCGAGGAGTTCGGCGAGTACGAGTCCATGCGCGCCACCCTGGAGAAGGACCACACCCAGGGCCAGGACGACGCGCTGCTCGACATCTACCGCAAGCTGCGTCCGGGCGAGCCGCCGACCAAGGAGGCCGCGCAGACGCTGCTGGAGAACCTGTACTTCAACCCCAAGCGCTACGACCTCGCCAAGGTCGGCCGCTACAAGATCAACAAGAAGCTGGGCGCCGCCGCGCCGCTCGACGCCGGCACGCTGACGGTCGAGGACATCATCGCCTCGATCAAGTACCTGGTGAAGCTGCACGCCGGTGAGGTCGAGACCGTCGGGGACAACGGCCAGTCCGTGGTCGTCGAGACCGACGACATCGACCACTTCGGCAACCGCCGCATCCGCAACGTCGGCGAGCTGATCCAGAACCAGGTGCGTACGGGCCTCGCCCGTATGGAGCGCGTCGTGCGCGAGCGCATGACGACCCAGGACGTCGAGGCGATCACGCCGCAGACCCTGATCAACATCCGGCCGGTCGTCGCCTCCATCAAGGAGTTCTTCGGCACCAGCCAGCTCTCGCAGTTCATGGACCAGACGAACCCGCTGTCCGGGCTCACCCACAAGCGCCGGCTCAACGCGCTGGGCCCCGGCGGTCTCTCCCGTGAGCGGGCCGGCTTCGAGGTCCGCGACGTGCACCCGTCGCACTACGGCCGCATGTGTCCGATCGAGACGCCGGAAGGCCCGAACATCGGCCTCATCGGCTCGCTCGCCTCGTACGGCCGGGTCAACGCCTTCGGCTTCATCGAGACCCCGTACCGCAAGGTCGTCGGCGGCGTCGTCACCGACGACGTGGACTACCTGACGGCCGACGAGGAGGACCGCTTCGTCATCGCGCAGGCCAACGCGCCGCTCACGAACGACCTGCACTTCGCCGAGAACCGGGTCCTGGTCCGCCGCCGCGGCGGTGAGGTCGACTACATCCCCGGCGACGACGTCGACTACATGGACGTCTCGCCGCGCCAGATGGTGTCGGTCGCGACCGCGATGATCCCCTTCCTGGAGCACGACGACGCCAACCGCGCGCTCATGGGCTCCAACATGATGCGCCAGGCCGTGCCGCTGATCCGGGCCGAGGCCCCGCTCGTCGGCACCGGCATGGAGTACCGCTGCGCGGTCGACGCCGGCGACGTCATCAAGGCCGACAAGGACGGCGTGGTCCAGGAGGTCTCCGCGGACTACGTCACCGTCGCCAACGACGACGGCACGTACACCACGTACCGCGTCAACAAGTTCCACCGCTCCAACCAGGGCACCTCCTTCAACCAGAAGGTGCTCGTGGACGAGGGCTCCCGCGTCATCGAGGGCCAGGTGCTCGCCGACGGCCCCTCGACCGACGAGGGCGAGATGGCGCTCGGCAAGAACCTCCTGGTGGCGTTCATGCCGTGGGAGGGCCACAACTACGAGGACGCCATCATCCTCAGCCAGCGCCTCGTGCAGGACGACGTCCTGTCCTCGATCCACATCGAGGAGCACGAGGTCGACGCCCGCGACACCAAGCTGGGCCCCGAGGAGATCACCCGGGACATCCCGAACGTCTCCGAGGAGGTCCTGGCCGACCTCGACGAGCGCGGCATCATCCGCATCGGTGCCGAGGTCGTCGCCGGCGACATCCTGGTCGGCAAGGTCACGCCCAAGGGCGAGACGGAGCTGACCCCGGAGGAGCGGCTGCTGCGCGCGATCTTCGGCGAGAAGGCCCGCGAGGTCCGTGACACGTCCCTGAAGGTCCCGCACGGCGAGACCGGCCGCGTCATCGGCGTCCGCGTCTTCGACCGCGAGGAGGGCGACGAACTGCCGCCCGGCGTGAACCAGCTCGTCCGGGTCTACGTCGCCCAGAAGCGCAAGATCACCGACGGCGACAAGCTCGCCGGCCGGCACGGCAACAAGGGCGTCATCGCCAAGATCCTGCCGATCGAGGACATGCCGTTCATGGAGGACGGCCACCCGGTCGACATCATCCTCAACCCGCTCGGCGTGCCTTCCCGGATGAACCCGGGTCAGGTGCTGGAGATCCACCTGGGCTGGCTCGCCGCCCAGGGCTGGGACGTCTCCGGCATCAAGGAGGAGTGGGCCGAGCGCCTGCAGGGCATCGGCGCCGACCAGGTCGCATCCGGTACGAACGTGGCGACGCCGGTCTTCGACGGCGCCCGTGAGGACGAGCTGGCCGGCCTCATCCAGAACACGCTGCCCAACCGCGACGGCGACCGCATGGTGCAGCCGTCCGGCAAGGCGCAGCTCTTCGACGGCCGCTCCGGCGAGCCGTTCCCGGAGCCGATCTCCGTCGGCTACATGTACATCCTCAAGCTGCACCACCTCGTGGACGACAAGCTCCACGCCCGGTCCACCGGCCCGTACTCGATGATCACCCAGCAGCCGCTGGGCGGTAAGGCGCAGTTCGGCGGCCAGCGGTTCGGCGAGATGGAGGTGTGGGCCCTGGAGGCGTACGGCGCCGCCTACGCACTGCAGGAACTGCTCACCATCAAGTCGGACGACGTGACCGGCCGCGTGAAGGTCTACGAGGCCATCGTCAAGGGCGAGAACATCCCCGAGCCGGGCATCCCCGAGTCCTTCAAGGTGCTCATCAAGGAGATGCAGTCCCTGTGCCTGAACGTGGAGGTGCTCTCCTCCGACGGCATGTCCATCGAGATGCGCGACACGGACGAGGACGTCTTCCGTGCCGCCGAAGAGCTTGGCATCGACCTGTCCCGGCGCGAGCCGAGCAGCGTCGAAGAGGTCTGA
- a CDS encoding DNA-directed RNA polymerase subunit beta' — MLDVNFFDELRIGLATADDIRTWSHGEVKKPETINYRTLKPEKDGLFCEKIFGPTRDWECYCGKYKRVRFKGIICERCGVEVTRAKVRRERMGHIELAAPVTHIWYFKGVPSRLGYLLDLAPKDLEKVIYFAAYMITWVDDERRQRDLSSLEAQISVERQQIEQRRDGDLEARAKKQEADLAELEAEGAKADVRRKVREGGEREMKQLRDRAQRELDRLDEVWNRFKNLKVQDLEGDELLYRELRDRFGTYFQGGMGAAALQKRLESFDLDEEAEKLREIIRTGKGQKKTRALKRLKVVSAFQHTRNSPNGMVLDCVPVIPPDLRPMVQLDGGRFATSDLNDLYRRVINRNNRLKRLLDLGAPEIIVNNEKRMLQEAVDALFDNGRRGRPVTGPGNRPLKSLSDMLKGKQGRFRQNLLGKRVDYSARSVIVVGPQLKLHQCGLPKAMALELFKPFVMKRLVDLNHAQNIKSAKRMVERGRTVVYDVLEEVIAEHPVLLNRAPTLHRLGIQAFEPQLVEGKAIQIHPLVCTAFNADFDGDQMAVHLPLSAEAQAEARILMLSSNNILKPADGRPVTMPTQDMVLGLFFLTTDEIEGEKKGEDRSFASVAEAIMAFDAGELSLQANVDIRFPVGSVPPRGWTPPVAEADDGVGGGAAADSDWQPGDPFRLRTTLGRALFNELLPEDYPFIHYTVGKKQLSEIVNDLAERYPKVLVAQTLDNLKSSGFYWATHSGVTIAISDVVVPEAKKEIIAGYEAQDEKVQKQYERGLITKDERTQELIAIWTKATNEVAEAMNENFPKTNPIFMMVNSGARGNMMQMRQIAGMRGLVSNAKNETIPRPIKSSFREGLSVLEYFISTHGARKGLADTALRTADSGYLTRRLVDVSQDVIIREEDCGTDRGLKLEIASVGADGVLRKAEDAETSVYARCLAEDIVVDGKVLAPAGTDLGDVLIDELIRHGVATVKTRSVLTCESAVGTCAMCYGRSLATGKLVDIGEAVGIIAAQSIGEPGTQLTMRTFHTGGVAGEDITQGLPRVVELFEARTPKGVAPISEAAGRVRIEETEKTKKVVVTPDDGSEEVAYGVSKRARLTAGEGDHVEVGQKLTVGTENPHDVLRILGQRAVQVHLVGEVQKVYNSQGVSIHDKHIEIIIRQMLRRVTIIESGDAELLPGELVERSKFEQENRRVVAEGGQPASGRPQLMGITKASLATESWLSAASFQETTRVLTDAAINAKSDSLIGLKENVIIGKLIPAGTGLSRYRNIRVEPTEEAKAAMYSTVGYDDIDYSPFGTGSGQAVPLEDYDYGPYNQ, encoded by the coding sequence GTGCTCGACGTCAACTTCTTCGACGAGCTGCGGATCGGCCTGGCGACCGCGGACGACATCCGGACCTGGTCCCACGGCGAGGTCAAGAAGCCCGAGACCATCAACTACCGCACCCTCAAGCCCGAGAAGGACGGCCTCTTCTGCGAGAAGATCTTCGGCCCCACCCGGGACTGGGAGTGCTACTGCGGCAAGTACAAGCGCGTCCGCTTCAAGGGCATCATCTGTGAGCGCTGCGGCGTCGAGGTGACCCGCGCCAAGGTGCGCCGTGAGCGGATGGGCCACATCGAGCTGGCCGCGCCCGTCACGCACATCTGGTACTTCAAGGGCGTCCCGTCGCGCCTCGGCTACCTGCTCGACCTGGCGCCGAAGGACCTGGAGAAGGTCATCTACTTCGCCGCCTACATGATCACGTGGGTGGACGACGAGCGCCGCCAGCGCGACCTGTCGTCGCTGGAGGCCCAGATCTCCGTCGAGCGCCAGCAGATCGAGCAGCGCCGCGACGGCGACCTGGAGGCCCGCGCCAAGAAGCAGGAAGCCGACCTGGCCGAGCTGGAGGCCGAAGGCGCCAAGGCCGACGTGCGCCGCAAGGTGCGCGAGGGCGGCGAGCGCGAGATGAAGCAGCTTCGCGACCGGGCCCAGCGCGAGCTGGACCGCCTGGACGAGGTGTGGAACCGCTTCAAGAACCTCAAGGTCCAGGACCTGGAGGGCGACGAGCTGCTCTACCGCGAGCTGCGCGACCGCTTCGGCACGTACTTCCAGGGCGGCATGGGCGCCGCGGCGCTCCAGAAGCGCCTGGAGTCCTTCGACCTGGACGAGGAGGCGGAGAAGCTCCGCGAGATCATCCGTACCGGCAAGGGCCAGAAGAAGACCCGTGCCCTGAAGCGGCTGAAGGTCGTCTCCGCGTTCCAGCACACCCGCAACAGCCCCAACGGCATGGTGCTGGACTGCGTCCCGGTGATTCCGCCGGACCTGCGTCCGATGGTGCAGCTCGACGGTGGCCGCTTCGCGACCTCCGACCTGAACGACCTGTACCGCCGCGTCATCAACCGCAACAACCGGCTGAAGCGGCTGCTCGACCTCGGCGCGCCCGAGATCATCGTCAACAACGAGAAGCGCATGCTGCAGGAGGCCGTCGACGCGCTGTTCGACAACGGCCGCCGCGGCCGGCCGGTGACCGGGCCCGGCAACCGCCCGCTCAAGTCGCTGTCCGACATGCTCAAGGGCAAGCAGGGCCGCTTCCGGCAGAACCTGCTCGGCAAGCGCGTCGACTACTCGGCCCGTTCCGTCATCGTCGTCGGCCCGCAGCTCAAGCTCCACCAGTGCGGCCTGCCCAAGGCCATGGCGCTGGAGCTCTTCAAGCCGTTCGTGATGAAGCGCCTGGTGGATCTCAACCACGCGCAGAACATCAAGAGCGCCAAGCGCATGGTCGAGCGCGGCCGCACGGTCGTGTACGACGTGCTGGAAGAGGTCATCGCCGAGCACCCGGTGCTGCTGAACCGGGCGCCGACGCTGCACCGCCTCGGCATCCAGGCATTCGAGCCGCAGCTCGTCGAGGGCAAGGCCATCCAGATCCACCCGCTCGTCTGCACCGCGTTCAACGCGGACTTCGACGGCGACCAGATGGCCGTGCACCTGCCGCTCTCCGCGGAGGCCCAGGCCGAGGCCCGCATCCTCATGCTGTCCTCGAACAACATCCTCAAGCCGGCCGACGGCCGCCCCGTCACCATGCCCACCCAGGACATGGTGCTCGGGCTGTTCTTCCTCACCACCGACGAGATCGAGGGTGAGAAGAAGGGCGAGGACCGCTCGTTCGCGTCGGTCGCCGAGGCGATCATGGCCTTCGACGCCGGCGAGCTGTCGCTCCAGGCGAACGTCGACATCCGGTTCCCCGTCGGCTCCGTGCCGCCGCGCGGCTGGACGCCGCCGGTGGCCGAAGCGGACGACGGCGTCGGGGGAGGCGCCGCGGCCGACTCGGACTGGCAGCCGGGCGACCCGTTCCGGCTCCGCACCACCCTGGGCCGCGCGCTCTTCAACGAGCTGCTGCCCGAGGACTACCCGTTCATCCACTACACCGTCGGCAAGAAGCAGCTCTCCGAGATCGTCAACGACCTCGCCGAGCGCTACCCGAAGGTCCTCGTCGCGCAGACCCTGGACAACCTGAAGTCCTCGGGCTTCTACTGGGCCACCCACTCCGGCGTCACCATCGCCATCTCGGACGTGGTCGTGCCGGAGGCGAAGAAGGAGATCATCGCCGGGTACGAGGCCCAGGACGAGAAGGTCCAGAAGCAGTACGAGCGCGGCCTGATCACCAAGGACGAGCGCACCCAGGAACTCATCGCGATCTGGACCAAGGCGACCAACGAGGTCGCCGAGGCCATGAACGAGAACTTCCCGAAGACCAACCCGATCTTCATGATGGTCAACTCGGGTGCGCGCGGAAACATGATGCAGATGCGCCAGATCGCGGGTATGCGCGGCCTGGTGTCCAACGCCAAGAACGAGACCATCCCGCGGCCGATCAAGTCCTCGTTCCGCGAGGGCCTGTCCGTGCTGGAGTACTTCATCTCCACGCACGGCGCCCGCAAGGGTCTCGCCGACACCGCGCTGCGCACCGCCGACTCGGGTTACCTGACCCGTCGTCTGGTGGACGTCTCGCAGGACGTGATCATCCGCGAGGAGGACTGCGGCACCGACCGCGGCCTCAAGCTGGAGATCGCGTCGGTCGGCGCCGACGGCGTGCTGCGCAAGGCCGAGGACGCCGAGACCTCGGTGTACGCGCGCTGCCTCGCCGAGGACATCGTCGTCGACGGCAAGGTGCTGGCCCCGGCCGGCACCGACCTGGGCGACGTGCTCATCGACGAGCTGATCCGGCACGGCGTGGCGACGGTCAAGACCCGCTCGGTGCTCACCTGCGAGTCCGCCGTCGGCACCTGCGCCATGTGCTACGGCCGTTCGCTGGCCACTGGCAAGCTGGTGGACATCGGCGAGGCCGTGGGCATCATCGCCGCCCAGTCCATCGGCGAGCCCGGCACCCAGCTCACGATGCGCACCTTCCACACCGGCGGTGTGGCGGGTGAGGACATCACCCAGGGTCTGCCGCGTGTCGTCGAGCTCTTCGAGGCCCGTACGCCCAAGGGCGTGGCGCCGATCTCGGAGGCCGCGGGCCGGGTGCGGATCGAGGAGACGGAGAAGACCAAGAAGGTCGTCGTCACCCCCGACGACGGTTCCGAGGAGGTCGCGTACGGCGTGTCCAAGCGCGCCCGTCTCACCGCCGGCGAGGGCGACCACGTCGAGGTCGGCCAGAAGCTGACCGTCGGTACGGAGAACCCCCACGACGTGCTGCGCATCCTGGGCCAGCGGGCCGTGCAGGTCCACCTGGTCGGCGAGGTGCAGAAGGTCTACAACAGCCAGGGCGTGTCCATCCACGACAAGCACATCGAGATCATCATCCGGCAGATGCTGCGCCGGGTGACGATCATCGAGTCCGGCGACGCGGAGCTGCTGCCGGGCGAGCTGGTCGAGCGCTCGAAGTTCGAGCAGGAGAACCGGCGCGTGGTGGCCGAGGGCGGCCAGCCCGCCTCCGGCCGGCCGCAGCTCATGGGCATCACGAAGGCGTCGCTGGCCACCGAGTCGTGGCTGTCGGCGGCGTCGTTCCAGGAGACGACCCGGGTGCTGACCGACGCGGCGATCAACGCCAAGTCGGACTCCCTGATCGGCCTCAAGGAGAACGTGATCATCGGCAAGCTGATCCCGGCCGGTACGGGCCTGTCCCGCTACCGCAACATCCGGGTGGAGCCCACCGAGGAGGCGAAGGCCGCGATGTACTCGACCGTCGGCTACGACGACATCGACTACTCGCCCTTCGGCACCGGCTCCGGCCAGGCGGTCCCGCTGGAGGACTACGACTACGGCCCGTACAACCAGTAA
- a CDS encoding DUF1707 and DUF4190 domain-containing protein → MRAAHADRERTVDVLKAGFAEGRLTQPEYEQRMAQAYDAQTYGELHALVNDLPQGPAGIPTMPAVVPRTFQPVPVLPPPRRTNSSAIGAMVCGALVPATFGVTFIPAIVLGHKARAEIRRTGEQGEGMALAGLVIGYLTLGFVAFIAVIVAAAAGSGG, encoded by the coding sequence ATGCGTGCCGCGCACGCCGACCGGGAGCGGACCGTCGATGTGCTCAAGGCCGGGTTCGCGGAGGGCAGGCTCACCCAGCCGGAGTACGAGCAGCGCATGGCACAGGCGTACGACGCGCAGACCTACGGCGAGCTGCACGCGCTCGTCAACGACCTGCCGCAGGGCCCCGCCGGCATCCCCACGATGCCGGCCGTGGTGCCGCGTACGTTCCAGCCCGTGCCCGTCCTGCCGCCCCCGCGGCGTACGAACAGCTCGGCGATCGGCGCGATGGTGTGCGGGGCGCTGGTGCCGGCGACGTTCGGCGTGACGTTCATCCCGGCGATCGTCCTGGGCCACAAGGCGCGCGCCGAGATCCGCAGGACCGGCGAGCAGGGCGAGGGCATGGCCCTCGCGGGCCTGGTCATCGGCTATCTGACGCTCGGTTTCGTCGCCTTCATCGCCGTCATCGTGGCCGCCGCGGCCGGCAGCGGAGGATAA
- the rpsL gene encoding 30S ribosomal protein S12, whose translation MPTIQQLVRKGRQDKVEKNKTPALEGSPQRRGVCTRVFTTTPKKPNSALRKVARVRLTSGIEVTAYIPGEGHNLQEHSIVLVRGGRVKDLPGVRYKIIRGSLDTQGVKNRKQARSRYGAKKEK comes from the coding sequence GTGCCTACGATCCAGCAGCTGGTCCGCAAGGGCCGGCAGGACAAGGTCGAGAAGAACAAGACGCCCGCGCTCGAGGGTTCGCCCCAGCGCCGCGGCGTGTGCACGCGTGTGTTCACCACCACCCCCAAGAAGCCGAACTCGGCCCTGCGTAAGGTCGCGCGTGTGCGTCTGACCAGTGGGATCGAGGTCACCGCTTACATTCCGGGTGAGGGGCACAACCTGCAGGAGCACTCGATCGTGCTCGTGCGCGGTGGCCGTGTGAAGGACCTGCCGGGCGTTCGCTACAAGATCATCCGCGGTTCACTCGACACCCAGGGTGTCAAGAACCGCAAGCAGGCCCGCAGCCGCTACGGCGCCAAGAAGGAGAAGTAA